In Pseudomonas fluorescens NCIMB 11764, a single window of DNA contains:
- the trmD gene encoding tRNA (guanosine(37)-N1)-methyltransferase TrmD, translated as MANLRVEVISLFPEMFSAISEYGITSRAVKQGLLQLTCWNPRDYTTDRHHTVDDRPFGGGPGMVMKIKPLEDALVQAKAAAGEAAKVIYLSPQGRQLTQSAVRELANLDALILIAGRYEGIDERFIDAHVDEEWSIGDYVLSGGELPAMVLIDAVTRLLPGALGHADSAEEDSFTDGLLDCPHYTRPEVYADQRVPDVLLSGNHAHIRRWRLQQSLGRTFERRADLLESRSLSGEEKKLLEEYIRERDDS; from the coding sequence GTGGCTAATTTGCGCGTAGAAGTGATCAGTTTGTTTCCCGAGATGTTCTCCGCCATCAGCGAGTACGGCATCACCAGTCGGGCGGTGAAACAGGGGCTCTTGCAGCTCACCTGTTGGAATCCGCGAGACTACACGACGGATCGACATCACACTGTGGATGATCGCCCATTTGGCGGTGGTCCGGGCATGGTGATGAAGATCAAGCCCCTGGAAGATGCTCTGGTTCAGGCCAAGGCAGCAGCCGGGGAGGCGGCGAAGGTGATTTACCTGTCCCCCCAAGGCCGTCAACTGACTCAGTCGGCGGTACGCGAGTTGGCGAATCTGGATGCATTGATCCTGATTGCCGGCCGCTATGAAGGCATTGACGAGCGTTTTATTGATGCTCATGTCGATGAAGAGTGGTCGATTGGCGACTATGTACTGTCTGGCGGCGAGCTGCCGGCGATGGTCCTGATCGATGCGGTTACACGACTGCTGCCTGGAGCTTTAGGGCATGCGGACTCCGCCGAGGAAGATTCCTTTACGGATGGTTTGCTGGATTGCCCGCACTACACCCGACCGGAGGTGTATGCGGATCAGCGTGTTCCCGACGTATTGCTAAGTGGCAATCACGCGCACATCCGGCGTTGGCGTTTACAGCAGTCCCTTGGTAGGACCTTTGAACGACGCGCCGATCTTCTGGAAAGCCGCTCGCTTTCTGGAGAAGAGAAGAAGCTGCTCGAGGAATACATCCGCGAGCGGGACGATAGTTAA
- a CDS encoding MFS transporter: MTTSTTYTETTPAQPTNSATRVATASFIGTAIEFYDFYVYATAAALVIGPVFFPQTSGTAQMLSAFLTFGIAFLARPLGSALFGHFGDRIGRKSTLVASLLLMGVCTTLIGVLPGYDSIGAWAPILLCVLRFGQGLGLGGEWGGAALLATENAPKGKRAWFGMFPQLGPSIGFLAANGLFLTLAMTLDDEQFRSWGWRIPFLLSAALVMVGLYVRLKLHETPVFANAMARQERVKIPLVELFSQYWAPMLLGAGSMVVCYALFYISTVFSLSYGVSTLGYTRETFLALLCFAVLFMAAATPLSAWASDRYGRKPVLIIGGVLAILSGFLMEPLLTQGSTWGVALFLCIELFLMGVTFAPMGALLPELFPTHVRYTGASAAYNLGGIVGASAAPFFAQKLVAMGGLSYVGGYVSGAAVLSLIAVLCLKETRNNDLNRVA; the protein is encoded by the coding sequence ATGACGACCAGCACGACTTACACCGAAACCACGCCCGCCCAACCGACCAACTCCGCCACCCGCGTGGCGACCGCGAGTTTCATCGGCACCGCCATCGAGTTCTACGACTTCTACGTGTATGCCACTGCCGCTGCGCTGGTGATCGGGCCGGTGTTCTTTCCGCAGACCTCCGGCACCGCCCAGATGCTCTCGGCGTTTCTCACCTTCGGTATCGCCTTCCTGGCTCGACCGCTGGGCTCCGCGCTGTTCGGCCACTTCGGTGACCGCATCGGGCGCAAATCGACCCTGGTCGCCTCCTTGCTACTGATGGGCGTGTGCACCACGCTGATCGGCGTGCTGCCGGGTTACGACAGCATCGGAGCCTGGGCGCCGATCCTGCTCTGCGTGCTGCGCTTCGGCCAGGGTTTGGGGCTGGGCGGCGAATGGGGCGGCGCGGCATTGCTGGCGACGGAGAATGCGCCCAAGGGCAAGCGCGCCTGGTTCGGCATGTTTCCACAGCTCGGCCCTTCGATCGGCTTTCTCGCCGCCAACGGTTTGTTCCTGACGCTGGCAATGACTTTGGACGATGAACAGTTCCGTTCGTGGGGCTGGCGAATTCCGTTCCTGCTCAGCGCCGCCCTGGTGATGGTCGGCCTGTATGTACGCTTGAAACTCCACGAAACCCCGGTTTTCGCCAATGCCATGGCCCGTCAGGAACGGGTCAAGATCCCCCTGGTCGAGCTGTTCAGCCAGTATTGGGCACCGATGCTGTTGGGCGCGGGCTCGATGGTGGTGTGCTACGCGCTGTTTTACATTTCGACGGTGTTTTCGCTGAGTTATGGCGTGTCGACGCTCGGCTACACCCGTGAAACCTTCCTCGCGCTGCTGTGCTTCGCCGTGCTGTTCATGGCCGCTGCGACGCCGTTGTCGGCATGGGCCAGTGACCGTTACGGGCGCAAACCGGTACTGATCATCGGGGGAGTTCTGGCGATTCTGTCCGGATTCTTGATGGAGCCGCTGCTGACCCAAGGCTCGACCTGGGGCGTGGCGCTGTTCCTGTGCATCGAGTTGTTTCTGATGGGCGTGACGTTCGCGCCGATGGGGGCGCTGCTGCCGGAGCTGTTTCCGACACACGTGCGCTATACCGGCGCGTCAGCGGCCTACAACCTGGGCGGCATTGTCGGAGCCTCGGCAGCGCCGTTCTTTGCGCAGAAGCTGGTGGCGATGGGCGGTTTGAGTTATGTCGGCGGGTATGTGTCGGGGGCGGCGGTGCTGAGTCTGATTGCGGTGCTGTGCCTGAAGGAGACGCGTAATAACGATTTGAATCGGGTTGCCTGA
- the rimM gene encoding ribosome maturation factor RimM (Essential for efficient processing of 16S rRNA) has protein sequence MNATPAVADDLIVIGKIYSVHGVRGEVKVYSFTDPIKNLLDYKTWTLKRDGNVKQVELVSGRGNDKFLVAKLKDLDDREEARLLAGYEICVPRNLFPELTDGEYYWYQLEGLKVIDTLGQLFGKIDHLLETGSNDVMVVKPCAGSLDDRERLLPYTEQCVLAIDLAAGEMKVDWDADF, from the coding sequence ATGAACGCGACGCCAGCTGTTGCTGATGATTTGATCGTTATCGGCAAAATTTATTCTGTTCATGGCGTTCGCGGCGAAGTGAAGGTGTATTCCTTTACTGATCCAATCAAGAACCTGCTGGACTACAAAACCTGGACGCTCAAGCGTGACGGCAATGTAAAGCAGGTCGAGCTGGTCAGCGGACGCGGGAATGACAAGTTCCTGGTCGCAAAGCTCAAGGACCTCGATGATCGTGAAGAAGCTCGTCTTCTGGCCGGTTATGAGATCTGCGTGCCGCGCAACCTGTTCCCTGAACTGACCGACGGCGAGTACTACTGGTACCAGCTGGAAGGTCTCAAGGTCATCGACACCCTCGGGCAACTGTTCGGGAAGATCGATCACCTGCTGGAGACCGGCTCGAACGATGTCATGGTGGTCAAGCCTTGCGCTGGCAGCCTGGATGATCGCGAACGCCTGTTGCCCTATACGGAGCAATGCGTGTTGGCCATCGACCTGGCAGCAGGCGAGATGAAGGTGGATTGGGACGCGGACTTCTAA
- the ffh gene encoding signal recognition particle protein, which yields MFENLTDRLSQTLRHVTGKAKLTEDNIKDTLREVRMALLEADVALPVVKDFVNSVKERAVGTEVSRSLTPGQAFVKIVQAELESLMGAANEDLNLSAVPPAVVLMAGLQGAGKTTTAGKLARFLKERKKKSVMVVSADVYRPAAIKQLEMLAGEVGVTFFPSDLSQKPVEIAQAAIKEAKLKFIDVVIVDTAGRLHIDEEMMGEIKALHAAINPVETLFVVDAMTGQDAANTAKAFGDALPLTGVILTKVDGDARGGAALSVRAITGKPIKFIGMGEKSEALEPFHPERIASRILGMGDVLSLIEQAEATLDKDKADKLAKKLKKGKGFDLEDFRDQLQQMKNMGGLGGLMDKLPNIGGVNLAQMGNAQGAAEKQFKQMEAIINSMTPAERRDPELISGSRKRRIAMGSGTQVQDIGRLIKQHKQMQKMMKKFSAKGGMAKMMRGMGGMLPGGGMPKM from the coding sequence ATGTTTGAAAACTTAACCGACCGTCTCTCGCAGACGCTGCGCCATGTCACCGGCAAGGCCAAGCTGACCGAGGACAACATCAAAGACACCCTGCGCGAAGTGCGTATGGCGTTGCTCGAAGCCGACGTCGCCTTGCCGGTGGTGAAGGACTTCGTCAATTCGGTCAAGGAACGCGCCGTCGGCACCGAGGTGTCGCGCAGCCTGACGCCGGGCCAGGCCTTCGTGAAGATCGTCCAGGCCGAACTCGAAAGCCTGATGGGCGCGGCCAACGAAGACCTGAACCTGAGCGCCGTTCCGCCCGCCGTCGTGTTGATGGCCGGTTTGCAGGGGGCGGGTAAGACCACCACCGCCGGCAAGCTTGCGCGCTTCCTTAAAGAGCGCAAGAAGAAGTCGGTCATGGTCGTGTCCGCGGACGTTTACCGTCCTGCGGCAATCAAGCAGCTGGAAATGCTCGCCGGTGAAGTGGGCGTTACCTTCTTCCCGTCCGACCTGAGCCAGAAGCCGGTCGAGATCGCGCAAGCGGCCATTAAAGAAGCAAAGCTCAAGTTCATTGATGTGGTCATCGTCGATACCGCCGGTCGCCTGCACATCGACGAAGAGATGATGGGCGAGATCAAGGCGCTGCACGCCGCGATCAACCCGGTCGAAACGCTGTTCGTGGTCGACGCCATGACCGGCCAGGACGCCGCCAACACGGCCAAGGCCTTCGGCGATGCACTGCCGCTGACCGGTGTGATCCTGACCAAGGTCGACGGCGACGCCCGTGGCGGTGCCGCGCTGTCGGTTCGCGCCATCACCGGCAAGCCGATCAAGTTCATCGGTATGGGCGAGAAGAGCGAAGCGCTCGAACCGTTCCACCCTGAGCGTATCGCGTCGCGCATCCTCGGCATGGGCGACGTGCTCAGCCTGATCGAACAGGCCGAAGCGACTCTCGACAAGGACAAGGCCGACAAACTGGCCAAGAAGCTGAAGAAGGGCAAGGGCTTCGACCTCGAAGACTTCCGTGATCAGCTGCAACAGATGAAGAACATGGGCGGCCTCGGTGGCCTCATGGACAAACTGCCGAATATCGGTGGCGTGAACCTGGCGCAGATGGGCAATGCCCAAGGTGCGGCAGAGAAACAATTCAAGCAGATGGAAGCCATCATCAATTCCATGACCCCGGCCGAGCGCCGCGACCCTGAGCTGATCAGCGGTTCGCGCAAGCGCCGGATCGCCATGGGTTCCGGCACCCAGGTGCAGGACATCGGTCGCTTGATCAAGCAGCACAAACAGATGCAGAAGATGATGAAGAAGTTCTCCGCAAAAGGCGGAATGGCCAAAATGATGCGCGGCATGGGCGGTATGTTGCCCGGCGGCGGCATGCCGAAAATGTAA
- a CDS encoding transporter associated domain-containing protein has translation MDDLPIGPMLAVVALLILWSGLFTAIEAAHQHLLAQRTASRASDKPVARLSFPLNSLIFCNTLCRALVVVISTLLAIFTWAENGPWAACVGAGVILLIFADYLPRTLASRYPDAILSLGNTLLGAPLKIIYPAAWLLNGTSQLLMRPFARKANVVQQSEDETPNDRRDDLEHPVCRPHPVAGIHALDNITVNDILVPRSDVDGINLDDSIEEIIEQLRANRRTRLPVFHSDINQVEAVLNTRQIRHLLPDGQLTREALLAACHDPYFVPESTPLQLQLLNFHKQQRRLGMVVDEYGEVLGIVTLEDILEEIVGEFESQHSLHNPHIHPQADGRLVIDGAASIRDLNKSLGWHLPSDGPKTLNGLVTEALETIPDSAVCLKIGRYRLEILETEDNRVTRVLIWHTSSVPVVI, from the coding sequence ATGGACGACTTGCCCATAGGGCCGATGCTCGCTGTAGTGGCCCTGTTGATTTTATGGTCGGGGCTGTTCACCGCCATCGAAGCGGCACATCAGCACTTGCTGGCCCAACGCACGGCCTCGCGCGCCAGTGACAAGCCGGTGGCGAGGCTGAGTTTTCCGCTCAACAGCCTGATTTTCTGTAACACCCTGTGCCGCGCGCTAGTGGTGGTCATCAGCACCTTGCTGGCGATTTTCACCTGGGCCGAAAATGGTCCATGGGCGGCTTGCGTCGGCGCCGGCGTGATTCTTCTGATATTCGCCGACTACCTGCCGCGCACCCTCGCCAGCCGCTACCCTGACGCGATCCTGTCCCTGGGCAACACGCTGCTCGGCGCACCACTGAAAATCATTTACCCGGCCGCCTGGCTACTCAATGGCACCAGCCAGTTGCTGATGCGACCGTTTGCGCGCAAAGCCAACGTGGTGCAGCAGAGCGAAGACGAAACGCCGAATGATCGTCGCGACGACCTTGAACACCCTGTCTGTCGCCCGCATCCGGTGGCGGGCATCCATGCGCTGGACAACATTACGGTCAACGACATTCTGGTGCCGCGCAGTGATGTCGACGGAATCAACCTCGACGACTCGATCGAAGAGATCATCGAACAGCTGCGGGCCAATCGGCGCACGCGCCTGCCGGTTTTCCACAGCGACATCAATCAGGTCGAGGCGGTGCTCAACACCCGACAGATCCGCCACCTGCTGCCCGATGGCCAACTCACTCGCGAAGCACTGCTGGCCGCGTGTCACGACCCGTATTTCGTACCTGAAAGCACGCCACTGCAGCTGCAACTGCTGAATTTCCACAAGCAACAGCGCCGCCTGGGCATGGTGGTCGACGAGTACGGCGAGGTGCTGGGCATCGTCACCCTGGAAGACATTCTCGAAGAAATCGTCGGCGAATTCGAAAGCCAGCACAGCCTGCACAACCCGCACATTCATCCGCAGGCCGACGGACGCCTGGTGATCGATGGTGCGGCATCGATTCGCGACCTGAACAAAAGCCTCGGCTGGCACTTGCCCAGTGATGGCCCGAAAACCCTTAACGGGCTGGTGACCGAGGCGCTGGAGACGATTCCGGACAGCGCGGTGTGCCTGAAGATCGGGCGTTATCGGCTGGAGATTCTGGAGACCGAGGACAATCGCGTCACTCGGGTTTTGATCTGGCATACCAGCTCAGTGCCGGTTGTTATCTAA
- a CDS encoding cytochrome C assembly family protein, which translates to MLPLSPSLLTTLAAACLYAAATLYQGTRLATGAKANKRLLVTLGVLAVLAHSASLFNHLLTPIGLGLDFFSAASLIAAAVIALTLLACSRIPVENLLTLLFPLGAATVLLAQFAPAGTVQIIDEEPGILAHILLSILAYGMFTIAVFQALLLLVQDHQLKHKHPSGLIKNFPPLQTMESLLFGFLWAGWTLLSMSLISGWLFVDNLFAQHLVHKTLLACLAWIVFSVLLWGRNRLGWRGHKAIRWTLAGFCLLMLAYFGSKLVREYILHI; encoded by the coding sequence ATGCTCCCCTTGTCACCCAGTTTACTGACCACTCTCGCCGCCGCCTGCTTATATGCCGCTGCGACCCTCTATCAAGGCACTCGCTTGGCCACCGGCGCCAAGGCGAACAAGCGCCTGCTGGTGACGCTCGGCGTGTTGGCCGTGCTGGCTCACAGCGCCAGCCTGTTCAACCACCTGCTGACGCCCATAGGCCTTGGCCTGGACTTCTTCAGTGCCGCCAGCCTGATCGCCGCCGCGGTCATCGCCCTGACCCTGCTGGCCTGCTCGCGGATCCCGGTGGAAAACCTGCTGACCTTGCTGTTCCCGCTGGGCGCCGCGACCGTGCTGCTGGCGCAGTTTGCCCCGGCCGGTACGGTGCAGATCATCGACGAAGAGCCGGGCATCCTCGCGCACATCCTGTTGTCGATCCTGGCTTACGGCATGTTCACCATCGCGGTGTTCCAGGCCTTGCTATTGCTGGTTCAGGACCATCAACTCAAGCACAAGCATCCGTCCGGACTGATCAAGAACTTCCCGCCGCTGCAAACCATGGAAAGCCTGCTGTTCGGTTTCCTCTGGGCCGGCTGGACGCTGTTGTCGATGTCACTGATCTCTGGCTGGCTGTTTGTCGACAACCTGTTCGCCCAGCATCTGGTGCACAAAACCCTGCTGGCGTGCCTGGCCTGGATTGTCTTCAGCGTGCTGCTCTGGGGTCGAAACCGCCTCGGCTGGCGCGGACACAAGGCCATTCGCTGGACCCTCGCCGGTTTCTGCCTGCTGATGCTGGCGTATTTCGGCAGCAAGCTGGTCCGTGAATACATCCTGCACATCTGA
- the purT gene encoding formate-dependent phosphoribosylglycinamide formyltransferase, producing the protein MTRIGTPLSPTATRVLMCGCGELGKEVVIELQRLGVEVIAVDRYANAPAMQVAHRSHVINMLDGAALRAVIEAEKPHFIVPEIEAIATATLVELEAEGFTVIPTARAAQLTMNREGIRRLAAEELGLPTSPYYFADTFEDYSKAVEDLGFPCVVKPVMSSSGKGQSLLRSTDDVKTAWDYAQEGGRAGKGRVIIEGFIDFDYEITLLTVRHVGGTTFCAPVGHRQEKGDYQESWQPQAMSPVALAESERVAKAVTEALGGRGLFGVELFIKGDQVWFSEVSPRPHDTGLVTLISQDLSQFALHARAILGLPIPLIRQFGPSASAVILVEGQSTQTAFANLGAALSEPDTALRLFGKPEVNGQRRMGVALARDESIEAARAKATRASQAVVVEL; encoded by the coding sequence ATGACCCGTATCGGAACTCCATTGTCGCCAACCGCGACCCGCGTATTGATGTGTGGCTGTGGTGAGTTGGGCAAGGAAGTGGTAATCGAGCTGCAACGCCTGGGCGTTGAAGTGATTGCCGTCGACCGTTACGCCAACGCGCCGGCCATGCAAGTCGCTCACCGCAGCCACGTGATCAACATGCTCGACGGCGCCGCCCTGCGTGCAGTGATCGAAGCCGAGAAACCGCACTTCATCGTGCCGGAAATCGAAGCCATCGCCACCGCGACCCTGGTCGAACTGGAAGCCGAAGGCTTCACCGTGATCCCGACCGCGCGCGCCGCGCAACTGACCATGAACCGTGAAGGCATCCGTCGCCTGGCGGCTGAAGAGCTGGGCTTGCCGACGTCGCCATACTACTTCGCCGACACGTTCGAGGATTACAGCAAGGCCGTTGAGGATCTGGGTTTCCCGTGCGTGGTCAAGCCGGTCATGAGTTCGTCGGGCAAAGGCCAGAGCCTGCTGCGCAGCACCGACGATGTGAAAACCGCGTGGGACTACGCACAAGAAGGCGGCCGCGCCGGTAAAGGTCGCGTGATCATCGAAGGCTTCATCGACTTCGACTACGAAATCACCCTGCTGACCGTGCGTCACGTCGGTGGCACCACATTCTGCGCGCCGGTCGGTCACCGTCAGGAGAAGGGCGATTACCAGGAATCCTGGCAGCCGCAAGCCATGAGCCCGGTTGCCCTGGCGGAATCCGAGCGTGTGGCCAAAGCGGTCACTGAAGCCTTGGGCGGTCGTGGTCTGTTTGGCGTCGAGCTGTTCATCAAAGGCGATCAGGTGTGGTTCAGCGAAGTCTCGCCGCGTCCGCACGACACTGGCCTGGTGACCCTGATTTCTCAGGACCTGTCACAGTTCGCGCTGCACGCGCGGGCGATTCTGGGGCTGCCGATTCCATTGATCCGTCAGTTCGGGCCTTCGGCTTCGGCAGTGATCCTGGTGGAAGGGCAATCGACCCAGACCGCCTTCGCCAATCTGGGTGCTGCGTTGAGCGAGCCGGATACGGCGTTGCGTCTGTTTGGCAAGCCTGAGGTGAATGGCCAGCGGCGGATGGGTGTGGCGCTGGCGCGGGATGAGTCGATCGAGGCTGCTCGCGCTAAAGCGACCCGTGCTTCTCAGGCTGTTGTTGTAGAGCTGTAA
- the rplS gene encoding 50S ribosomal protein L19 yields the protein MTNKIILALEAEQMTKEIPTFAPGDTIVVQVKVKEGDRSRLQAFEGVVIAKRNRGVNSAFTVRKISNGVGVERTFQTYSPQIDSMAVKRRGDVRKAKLYYLRDLSGKAARIKEKLA from the coding sequence ATGACTAACAAAATCATCCTTGCACTCGAAGCAGAGCAGATGACCAAAGAAATCCCTACCTTTGCCCCGGGCGACACCATTGTCGTTCAGGTGAAAGTGAAGGAAGGCGACCGTTCGCGTCTGCAAGCGTTCGAAGGTGTTGTTATCGCCAAGCGTAACCGCGGCGTAAACAGTGCTTTCACCGTTCGTAAAATCTCCAACGGTGTTGGCGTAGAGCGTACTTTCCAGACCTACAGCCCGCAAATCGACAGCATGGCCGTTAAACGTCGCGGTGACGTACGTAAAGCCAAGCTGTACTACCTGCGTGACCTGTCCGGTAAAGCAGCTCGCATCAAGGAAAAACTGGCTTAA
- the xerD gene encoding site-specific tyrosine recombinase XerD, translating to MPAIDHPLIDQFLDALWLEKGLSDNTRDAYRSDLALFNGWLQEKGLELINAGRELILDHLAWRLEQNYKPRSTARFLSGVRGFYRYLLREKLIAVDPTLRVDMPQLGRPLPKSLSEADVEALLKAPDLSEAIGQRDRAMLEVLYACGLRVTELISLTLEQVNLRQGVLRVMGKGSKERLVPMGEEAIVWVERYMRDARGELLGGRPSDVLFPSQRGEQMTRQTFWHRIKHQAKVAGIGKSLSPHTLRHAFATHLLNHGADLRVVQMLLGHSDLSTTQIYTHVARARLQDLHAKHHPRG from the coding sequence ATGCCCGCCATCGATCATCCTTTGATAGACCAGTTTCTCGACGCGCTGTGGCTGGAGAAAGGTCTCTCCGATAACACCCGGGATGCCTATCGCAGCGACCTGGCCCTGTTCAACGGCTGGTTGCAGGAGAAGGGGCTGGAGTTGATCAACGCTGGCCGCGAATTGATCCTCGATCACTTGGCCTGGCGTCTGGAGCAGAACTATAAACCCCGCTCCACCGCGAGATTTCTCTCGGGCGTGCGTGGCTTTTATCGCTACCTGCTGCGGGAAAAGTTGATCGCGGTTGATCCGACCTTGCGCGTCGATATGCCTCAACTTGGCAGGCCGTTGCCAAAGTCTCTGTCGGAAGCAGACGTGGAAGCGCTGTTGAAGGCTCCGGACTTGAGCGAAGCGATCGGCCAGCGAGACCGCGCCATGCTGGAAGTGCTTTACGCCTGCGGCCTGCGGGTGACGGAGCTGATCAGCCTGACGCTGGAGCAGGTCAACCTGCGCCAGGGCGTGTTGCGAGTGATGGGCAAGGGCAGCAAGGAGCGGCTGGTGCCGATGGGCGAGGAGGCGATTGTCTGGGTCGAGCGTTATATGCGCGACGCCCGTGGCGAACTGCTCGGTGGACGTCCCAGCGACGTACTGTTTCCCAGCCAGCGCGGCGAGCAGATGACGCGCCAGACCTTCTGGCACCGTATCAAGCACCAAGCCAAGGTCGCCGGAATCGGCAAATCACTGTCGCCGCACACCCTGCGCCATGCCTTCGCCACGCACCTGCTCAACCACGGCGCCGATTTGCGGGTGGTGCAAATGCTCCTCGGCCATAGCGATTTGTCGACCACTCAGATCTACACCCACGTCGCCCGGGCGCGTTTGCAGGATCTGCATGCCAAACACCACCCGCGCGGATAG
- the rpsP gene encoding 30S ribosomal protein S16, whose product MLTIRLALGGSKKRPFYHLTVTDSRNPRDGSHKEQVGFFNPVARGQEVRLSVNQERVAYWLSVGAQPSERVAQLLKESAKAAA is encoded by the coding sequence ATGCTAACAATCCGTCTTGCCCTTGGCGGCTCCAAAAAGCGCCCGTTTTACCACTTGACCGTAACCGACAGCCGCAACCCGCGCGACGGTTCGCACAAGGAACAGGTTGGTTTCTTCAACCCTGTTGCTCGTGGTCAAGAAGTTCGTCTGTCCGTGAACCAAGAGCGCGTAGCCTACTGGCTGAGCGTTGGTGCACAACCTTCTGAGCGCGTTGCTCAGTTGTTGAAGGAATCTGCTAAGGCTGCGGCCTGA
- the dsbC gene encoding bifunctional protein-disulfide isomerase/oxidoreductase DsbC, producing MRLTQIFAAAAIALVSTFAVADDAADKAIRKSLETLQLEVPVESISASPLPGLYEVKLQGSRVLYASADGQYVVQGYMFQLKDGKPVNLTEKTERLGVSKLVNAIPVAETVVYPAIGETKSHITVFTDTTCPYCHKLHAEVPELNKRGIEVRYVAFPRQGLGSPGDEQLQAVWCSKDKKAAMDKMVDGKEIKAAKCDNPVSKQFALGQSIGVNGTPAIVLADGQVIPGYQPAPQVAKLALGAK from the coding sequence ATGCGTCTGACCCAGATTTTCGCCGCCGCAGCCATTGCGTTGGTCAGCACCTTTGCCGTCGCCGATGACGCGGCCGACAAAGCCATTCGTAAAAGCCTGGAAACCCTCCAGCTCGAAGTGCCGGTAGAAAGCATTTCCGCCAGTCCTCTGCCCGGACTGTATGAAGTCAAACTGCAAGGCAGCCGCGTGCTCTATGCCAGCGCCGATGGCCAGTATGTCGTCCAGGGCTACATGTTTCAGCTCAAGGACGGTAAACCGGTCAACCTGACCGAAAAAACCGAACGCCTGGGCGTTTCCAAACTGGTCAACGCGATTCCGGTCGCGGAAACCGTGGTCTACCCGGCCATCGGCGAAACCAAATCGCACATCACCGTGTTCACCGACACCACCTGCCCGTACTGCCACAAACTGCACGCCGAAGTGCCTGAGCTGAACAAGCGCGGCATCGAAGTGCGTTACGTCGCGTTCCCGCGCCAGGGCCTGGGCTCGCCGGGTGACGAACAGCTGCAAGCGGTCTGGTGCTCGAAAGACAAGAAAGCCGCCATGGACAAAATGGTCGACGGCAAGGAAATCAAGGCCGCCAAGTGCGATAACCCGGTTTCCAAGCAGTTCGCCCTCGGTCAGTCGATCGGCGTGAACGGTACACCGGCCATCGTTTTGGCCGACGGTCAGGTCATTCCGGGCTACCAGCCTGCGCCACAAGTCGCCAAACTGGCGCTGGGCGCGAAGTAA